The following proteins come from a genomic window of Methanobrevibacter olleyae:
- a CDS encoding 30S ribosomal protein S8e: MAICQGKSTRSPSGARRVANRGKRKSELGRESAETRLGEKTLRKIRTRGGNEKHRLAGDRKINVIDTEGKAHTVEIYNVIENRANPNYVRRNIITKGAIVETEIGNAKVTSRPGQDGVINGVIVD, encoded by the coding sequence ATGGCTATTTGTCAAGGAAAATCAACCAGATCTCCATCTGGTGCTAGAAGAGTTGCAAATCGTGGAAAAAGGAAATCTGAATTAGGTAGAGAATCTGCAGAAACTAGATTAGGTGAAAAAACCTTAAGAAAAATCAGAACCCGTGGTGGAAACGAAAAACACAGATTAGCTGGAGATAGGAAAATCAATGTTATTGATACAGAGGGTAAAGCTCACACTGTAGAAATTTATAATGTAATTGAAAACAGAGCAAACCCAAACTACGTAAGAAGAAACATCATTACTAAAGGTGCTATTGTAGAAACTGAAATCGGTAATGCAAAAGTTACTTCTAGACCTGGTCAAGATGGTGTTATCAACGGAGTTATTGTAGATTAA
- the hypE gene encoding hydrogenase expression/formation protein HypE, protein MKIGMSHGAGGEVMGNLISQTILNNLSKKAVEGGLGLDALDDGATIPLGDYEIVVTTDGHTINPLFFPGGDIGRISAAGTINDVSVMGAKPLAISNAMILQEGFSIEDLDKIIKSLSDTCEEVDVAVITGDTKVMEQDKLDGIVIVTTGIGIAKKGEVIKDSTLSVGDKIIITGSVGDHGMSLMSFREGFGFETELKSDVAPIWGIVSKALEVGGVTAMKDPTRGGLANCINEMARKSGVGVMIQDEAIPVKEAVRAASDMLGIDPYEVANEGKVLMGVKAEKAEEVLAAIKTDKYGKDAAIIGEVIDDDKVLIETGIGGVRILETPIADPVPRVC, encoded by the coding sequence ATGAAAATAGGAATGTCACATGGTGCTGGTGGAGAGGTTATGGGAAATTTAATCTCTCAAACCATTCTTAATAATTTATCAAAAAAAGCAGTTGAGGGAGGATTAGGCTTAGATGCATTAGATGATGGAGCAACAATTCCTCTTGGCGATTATGAAATCGTTGTAACAACTGATGGTCATACTATTAATCCATTGTTCTTCCCTGGGGGAGATATCGGAAGAATTTCTGCAGCAGGAACTATTAATGATGTTTCTGTAATGGGTGCAAAACCTTTAGCTATTTCTAATGCTATGATTTTGCAAGAAGGATTTTCAATTGAGGATTTAGATAAAATTATTAAATCTTTAAGTGATACTTGTGAAGAAGTGGATGTTGCAGTTATTACTGGAGATACAAAAGTTATGGAACAAGATAAACTTGATGGAATTGTTATTGTAACTACTGGTATTGGAATAGCTAAAAAAGGAGAAGTTATTAAAGATTCTACTTTAAGTGTTGGAGATAAGATAATCATCACTGGAAGTGTTGGAGATCATGGAATGAGCTTAATGTCATTTAGAGAAGGATTTGGCTTTGAAACTGAATTAAAATCTGATGTTGCTCCGATTTGGGGAATTGTTTCTAAAGCTCTTGAAGTAGGTGGTGTAACTGCTATGAAGGATCCAACTCGTGGAGGTCTTGCAAATTGTATTAATGAAATGGCTCGTAAATCTGGAGTTGGAGTTATGATTCAAGATGAAGCTATTCCAGTTAAAGAAGCAGTTAGAGCAGCATCTGATATGTTAGGAATTGATCCATATGAAGTTGCAAATGAAGGAAAAGTTTTAATGGGTGTAAAAGCTGAAAAAGCTGAAGAAGTATTAGCAGCTATTAAAACTGATAAATATGGTAAAGATGCAGCTATTATTGGAGAAGTCATTGATGATGATAAAGTATTAATTGAAACAGGTATTGGTGGTGTAAGGATTTTAGAAACTCCTATAGCTGATCCTGTTCCAAGAGTATGTTAA
- a CDS encoding RDD family protein yields the protein MDLFLKRVVAYILDFFVVSAFMWIISYFAYFFINYLNMFQIYHYFVFILPILILTYFTILEKNLGATVGKRLMFIEVKTTIPKRERTGRDYSITYSQGLIRSISKIYWFPIIFDVILGKFTGKTRLLDGITRTTVIEEDRDVFFENK from the coding sequence ATGGATTTATTTCTTAAAAGAGTTGTAGCATATATTCTTGATTTCTTTGTAGTTTCTGCATTTATGTGGATTATATCTTATTTTGCATATTTCTTTATAAACTATTTAAATATGTTTCAAATTTATCATTATTTTGTATTCATTCTCCCAATATTAATTTTGACCTATTTCACAATTTTAGAGAAGAATTTAGGTGCAACTGTTGGTAAAAGATTGATGTTTATTGAGGTTAAAACAACAATACCAAAGAGAGAAAGAACTGGAAGAGATTACTCAATAACTTATTCTCAAGGATTGATTAGATCTATTTCTAAAATTTACTGGTTCCCAATTATTTTTGATGTAATTCTTGGAAAATTTACTGGTAAAACAAGACTTTTAGATGGTATTACAAGAACTACAGTTATTGAAGAGGATAGAGATGTATTTTTTGAAAATAAATAA